CACTTCCTTCTTCAACATGTGGTGGTACCACTACTACTGCATCTTATAAAGGAGTTTGGTATACAGTGAAAGCTACCGAAAACGGTCCTATTACCATTGATGCTTGTGGTACACAATATGATTCATATTTAAGAGTATATACAGGTACTTGTGGTTCACTTACTTGTTTCAGTAATACTTCAGGGGTAGGATATGCTGATGGAGGATGCGCAGTTACCCTTTATGATGCTCCTAAATTAACATTTACAGGAGTTGCTGGGACTACCTATTATATCTTGCTTACAGGATATGCTACAACCAGGGTGGGTAACTATAGTATTTCAGTAACGCAAGGTTGTTCAGCTCTTGCAACAGCTGAAGTTGAAAAGAAAAATAATGAGATTAAAGCTTACCCTAATCCGTTTGTAGACGTTCTGAATATCTCAGATGCTGCTAAAGTAAAATTTGTTTCTGTAGTTGATGCTGCCGGAAGAGTAGTGAAAACTATTGACAACCCTTCTTCTACACTTCAACTTGGAGATTTGAAGCAAGGAATGTATTTAGTGGTAATGAATATGAAAGACGGTTCTAAACAAACGGTTAAAGCAATTAAGAAATAAAAAAATCTTTAAAAAATATGATCTGGAGACTACTCAAACTGAGTAGTCTCTTTTTTGTAGTATAAATTACCTATTATTAAAAGAAAAGCTTAATACGTTATGATATAGTGATAAAAGTATTTTTTTTGTTGCTGATTTTTAACTAGATTTGATTAACTAATAATATATTGTATGAAAAATATTTTACTCGTTGGTTTCTTAATGACTGGCTTTTTATCCTCCGCGCAAACTTATTGTACGCCTGCGTTTGCTAGTGGGTGTAGTGGAGGAGATGTGATTGATACTTTTAAAATTCCGGGTGCCGGACTTGATCATCAGAATACAGGCTGCTCTGCTGGTGCGTATGGAGATTATACTTCTATGACGATTAATATGAATGCAGGCCTAAGCTATGATTTTACGGTTAAACATGATTATAGTGATCAGAATGTACGCATTTGGATAGACTTTAATAATGACGGAACCTTTGATGATTCCGCTCCGGAACTGGTAGCTTCTGCAAGCAGTGATTTTGTAGGAGGTGCTAATATTACATCTGGGCAAATAACAATCCCGTCTACAGTAACTCCGGGTTCCTATAGAATGAGAGTAGGAGACAGATTTTCCAGTGATCCTATTCCGTGTAATGTTGACGGATATGGAGAAGCTCATGATTATACAGTCGTAATTGGAGCTGTTCCAACTTGCTTTGCACCAACAGCTTTAACGGTTTCTGGAATTACAAGCAGTACAGCTCAGATTTCATGGACCGCTCCGGCATCTGCTCCGGCTGGTGGCTATGAATACTATTATTCAACTTCAAGCACTTACCCTGCCCCTACAGCAGTAGTGTCCGGAACAAGTACTTCGCTTACTGCCAACTTACCTTCTACACTTACCCCTGCTACTAATTATTATGTATGGGTACGCTCAGCATGTAGTGGATCAGACAAGAGTGCATGGTCTTCAGTAGCAGCATTTATGACATCGTGTGTTTCTGTAGGAGTACCCTATGCATTAGATTTTGAAAATGTAACTACCCCTGATCTTCCGGGCTGTACTTCGGCGGTTAATGACGGAGCAGGAAATATTTGGGAGACAGGTGATCTTGATGCCCAGGGATTTACGGGTAACGTTCTTCAATATTCATATGATTATGCCAATAATGCAGATACGTGGTTCTTTACTAATGGAATTAACCTTACTGCGGGTGTTACGTACAGAATCAAATATAAATATGCCAATGCAGAAGGATTTGTATATGAAGAAAAACTAAAAGTAGCCTATGGAACTTCAGCTACTGGTGCAGGAATGACTAATACTTTAGCGGATCATCCAAATGTTGTTTCAAGTACAGCCACAAGTGCTTTTGTAAATTTCACACCTTCCACCACTGGAGTATATTATTTCGGATTCCAGGCCTACTCTGATGCTAATATGAATCAACTGTATGTAGATGATATTAATATAGATGTAGCTCCTTCATGCAGCGAACCTACAGCAGTCACTACTTCGAATGTTACAGCAAATGGAGCTACAGTTTCCTGGACAGCTGCTACTCCTGTACCAGCGAGTGGTTATGATATTTATTACAGCACTACCAATACAGCACCTACAGCTGCTGCTACCCCTAATTTTACAGGAGTTGCAGCAACTACCTATAATATCCCCGGTTTAGCTCCTGCTACTCCTTATTATGTATGGGTGAGATCTGCGTGTACAGCTACCAGTACAAGTGTATGGAGTACTAATGCTGCATTTACCACTCTTTGTACAAGCACAGGT
The nucleotide sequence above comes from Chryseobacterium sp. 7. Encoded proteins:
- a CDS encoding GEVED domain-containing protein, with product MKNILLVGFLMTGFLSSAQTYCTPAFASGCSGGDVIDTFKIPGAGLDHQNTGCSAGAYGDYTSMTINMNAGLSYDFTVKHDYSDQNVRIWIDFNNDGTFDDSAPELVASASSDFVGGANITSGQITIPSTVTPGSYRMRVGDRFSSDPIPCNVDGYGEAHDYTVVIGAVPTCFAPTALTVSGITSSTAQISWTAPASAPAGGYEYYYSTSSTYPAPTAVVSGTSTSLTANLPSTLTPATNYYVWVRSACSGSDKSAWSSVAAFMTSCVSVGVPYALDFENVTTPDLPGCTSAVNDGAGNIWETGDLDAQGFTGNVLQYSYDYANNADTWFFTNGINLTAGVTYRIKYKYANAEGFVYEEKLKVAYGTSATGAGMTNTLADHPNVVSSTATSAFVNFTPSTTGVYYFGFQAYSDANMNQLYVDDINIDVAPSCSEPTAVTTSNVTANGATVSWTAATPVPASGYDIYYSTTNTAPTAAATPNFTGVAATTYNIPGLAPATPYYVWVRSACTATSTSVWSTNAAFTTLCTSTGLPYTLDFENVTTPELPGCTIAVNAGSGNTWDTSDPPSDSQGFTTNVLRYHYNSSNPANTWFYTQGLSLTAGVQYTISYKYGNNSSTYEEKLKVAYGTSPTASAMTNSVADYPAINDEMAHTESITFTVPATGVYYFGFNAYSDSNQYNLYVDDISINNANLAVSEVSAAKSGIKVYPNPFTDVLNISEVKNVKNVSVTDATGRLVKTITNPESTIHLRDLMQGVYLVTLELKDGSKQTIKAIKK